The Toxorhynchites rutilus septentrionalis strain SRP chromosome 1, ASM2978413v1, whole genome shotgun sequence genome contains the following window.
TCGGTGAGGTCTGGACATCAAACGCTTCAAAACAATGAGATAATATTCTCCAGTAACCGTTTGGTCGGGTAAAAAAGCTacttaccgttttgtctcaaattcggaACACAAATtgagaaaataattgaaatcggggtttccattattcaattatttataacattgatgttcagtaaatttagtttttaaaatgaaatgttcggaatatgagttaAAACGGTTTAAATAGTTACTTTACTATCGAAGAAAGTAATAAATTCCAGAACTAAATAAACATTCTGTGTATCTTGGGATGAATGTTAATATAGAACGTGCATTGAAGTTCTGTATTTCTGGTAGTTACACTGATAGaagggtcaattccaacatttacAAAGCGAAGCATAACAAATACATTTAGGATTGATTCAAAAACAACAGAATCATGGTTATTTTCCTAGAACTGATTATAGCGTACCTTCTTTCTATCGTTTAGATCGAATTTCCAGAAAAATTAACCAAACCCCTATTTTCATGGGTAAAAATGCCTTTCATTTAATTTATTATAACGAATGCATCACATATCATACCCTTAATGGGGTAGTACACtttgaacatcataaaaagtatttgattttcgcaattttttcaacgagaaaataaattactatgattaatctgatatcacagttttattagatttaacaaacaaaaaataaattggtgtcaattggactgttccctgaatagccgcaacccttgcagccaaaacattgaaaactggtgggagttctacaactttttctagtggaccgatttcaaccaatgatttttttaacgtTATCTTGGATATACTTCCTGCCATCGTATGCAggattttttcgaaatattgatttttgacgaagtGGCGACATTGCTTGTAAAAAAATGGGTTTTGTCTCAAAAATAGAGACAAAAACAATCACCAAcattgtatttttcaaaatatcagaaaaatcctacgtacgatgacaggaaattttagtggagaatctgggaaaatctgtttcatcaaaatcggatggaccgttccggaggtagaactcccaccagtttgcaaaacttggtttcgagaaaaacgcgttttaaattttggatccgcactccttacgcaaagacttaggtccactaattggttTGTAACTTTtgaacggagcatcggacaaacctgagACAAAAATTACAGTAAAGAAGGCATCTCAAAGAACATTTAGGCCAGGaatatctttttttaatttttaagtttccatagtgtactactcCCTTAAGACTTTTTTCAGATATAAGAGCATCCCAGCTAATGTGGTTATTTACCATGTTCTTAACTAGAGacctttttcatgaaaattcatgAGCCAACGCACGGTGTTTTAAGCAATTGACAGAAGTTTCCGCATTCAAAACCCGTTCCAGGAAAATTACCAGAACTTGGTTGAATCATCAAATCGATTGGATATTTTCTTGTCATTCACTCTGGAAATGATTCTTCGACTTGGATGATCACTAAATTAGAAAGGGTTTTCTTCTAGAGCACCAGCTGTATCTCTAGTCTTCGGttacaaaaaaaactcatcCACTCATCCTGATCGATCGGAATGATAAAAAGACATGACATGATAAGGGTTTCACCAATATAGATTTGATGTTGTctggaaaaaagaaaatttcccaGTTTCAACAAAagctaacattagaataattagttaatatttcaaataataatGTTTTGTGTTTGAAACTATATTAAGCATGCATCTTTGAGGTTCAAACAGATAAGCCATACGTGTAAAGATGAAGTTATCTCTTAACTCAGTTTATTATTCAATGTCGAAAAGTGACTTGCGAACATTGCCTTGATAATCACAAACAAATACAAAGACGAATTTCGATAATAACTAGAGCTTGTTTATTGTTGTTGAAACGGTTTCTCTCCTACTCCGCCTTCTCAAGGTACTGATCGAACAGGTGTATTCCCATGTCCTTAGTGTTGGCCTCTTCGATGATGCTATGCAGATTGTGAATGTATCCGGTTAACTTGCGTACGATGCCACTCTGGTATTCGATAATTTCCTCATCCAGATAGTGGGCCACATCCGGATCGTAAGCAGAGCCATCACCGTGGGCATGAGAGATCGATTGGTGGATGCGATGGCTCTCGGTGGCCAGAATTTTTTCGTAGCCTAGAGCCAGTTTCAGAGAGGATAGCTCATCACTGTCAAGCAAACTAGCTTTGCCGACCTTGCCTTCGTTCAATCGACCAACTGTTAGAAGTGAGAGAGTGAAAATATGCCCATCAGTATGATAAATTTCCACGCAAACATCTGACCACTCTTACCAACACGACTGTCATTGTGGACTCCGTTCAGCTCAACCGTCAAACCACGCTTGCTCTGGTACTTAACCAAACCGACAGTGTCCTCCCAGGCCTTGTCGGAGATTTTGCGGTACAATTTCTCCAGACCAGGCCGATCCAGCTCATATTTGTCGAAGGTGAACGAAAGCAGCAGGAAATCGAAGGACTTTTCCAGCTGTTGATTGGTAAACGTTTGCAGGTTTGCCTTGGCATGGCTAACGCCAGAGAACAATGAGGTGAACTCGGATACATCTTTTCCTATATCGACAATGAGAAGTTGTTTCGTTATCAGACACTTTACCCCTTCACACAATTGCACAATTTGTTCCCCGAATTATGAGCACTCACTATCAACTTGCCCGAATGGTATGAACTTACCGTTGATATCATTGCCACTAATCAGGCCCAGGGTGGCCAAAAAAGCGACGGACAGTAGAATGAATTTCATCTTGACTCTTTACTATGGAAACGAGCGGAGCGAATTAGAACTTTCGGAGGTAAATAATTTAGTTCCTATTACCCACGATTTTGTGAATTTTCTAAACTCGACAAAATCAGCTTATGAGCCGGAACAAATTCGAAATGGAAAATAAAAGCTTTGCTTGTCACGATACTTTTCCGTATTACGGAAAATACCCCAAATCTGCGTCTCACTCACTTGAATGTCTGATTTACTTTGAAGGCACTCGATGCAACCGCATAGACTTTTGTGATCAGAAATATACGTACGAGTTTGTTCGAGTTTCGGTGTTGGTGAGCGACGTCAATTCCTACACTTTGTCCCTTTTCACACTACGTGTGCGTGTCTGATAAACATTTGCCCATCGTCAATAGCAACTAACCAGTGGGAATGTGGTTTACTACGAGTCGATGCAAATGGTTTCGATCGGACCGTGTGCAAAACCATTTTCCCAAACCATTTTGTGTGTTACATGAGTCGTAGCAAGTTCTCGCGCCCGCACCAACACTGACCTATCAGGCTTTGAGTGCCACTGCATGTCGATAAATGACCAGCCTAGTGTTTCGAGGCGTATCAGACAACAACCGGACACCACAAGAGGTGGAAGTACTACAGTGAGTTTTCAATTATATTATTCCTAAGCAGCCCGACCTTCTGTGCCAGTGTGTATAAAGGTTGACACCGTAAAGAGCTTGTGAAGCTGCGCTAAATATTCTCAAGTTACAATCTGTGAGTTGTGCAAGTTGAAACTGTGACTGATTTTGACAAAACCATCATTTTGCagataaatataaattactctagactGAACAACAATGATGAAGTCGATATTCTTCGGGGTCGTAGCCATTGCTGTTGCCTTCCTATCGTTCTATCAGGAAACAGCCCAGGCCCAAGAGCAGACAGGTGAGTCGATTAGTGCtactttcaaatttcaattgcaGACTTTAACCGATGATTACGACGTATTTTCCTGTGAACCCCTTTGGTTGTTTTTATTCGCGTCAATCGacagagtgaaattattcccaAGATGAGTCACTCACTAATACCAGCTCTACAAGTTGGACAAAGATTTCTTTGTTAACAGCACTCATCCTACACATATTCAAAGTATTTGAGTTACCATAGTAAGTGTTCCGTAGCTGGCAAAACATTGCCCAGACACCGCCAGCTGTGAACAGAGATGCCAGATCAACGGAGTTTGACTTTTTACGGAAATGCGTTTCCACTAGCAAAATCCACGCAATTCAGAATAATCTGCGCGTTTATATGGAGTTTTTAGCGTATGTATAATTCAAGTTTAAAAGGTATGAGAAAGGATGACACAAAATGAAATGGACCACTACCGCTACCAATTTGTCTCATCACTTGCCAATGTCgattgtttctttttttcacaTTGTACAGAATGTCCTCTATGTCCTCTATGTGCATAGTAAATTAATCAGTGTAGATAATTTTGATCAAAAAATATAACCTTTCGTCATTTTCCGGGTAATTTCATAATCTCGTCCGTGTAGAGCTTCTGTGGTTTATAGGTGAAAACTTTTTCATGTGTGTTCCGACGGTTCCTAATTCggccaatgtttttccatcaatggAGCTCTGCAAAGATCGAAACAAATCGTACTCAGACGGTGCAAAGTCCAAGCTTTAGGATGTATGCGTCATCAAAAATGTATGAAGGAAGGCAACAGTTTTTCAGTTGATCAATTCTGGTCGATTTTTCTCGTTCGATTCACGTGTGAATAGTAGAGCTCTGAATTAGGTACGAGGCCATGGTGGTGACCTCTCCTAACGCCTTCCTAACAATTCAACCATATACTCTCATCACCTTATTTGGTGTTTTCTCTTttcttttctgtattatagtgactttcaacactttttggctggttcgtcactttaattCTCCTTTAACCTTtaaaattttggaagaatgtgaaGCGTGAGAAATATGGACGTTACCACTAAGCCAGATCGCCGCCACTTATTTGGTGTTAATTTAACCCTTGAACTTACTGGTGTGGGGGTCTTGCGTAAACTATATATCTATATTTGAAAACccataattcaaaaataaaaaagcatctctgattgccggatgttttgtaaaaaaaacttcagctataaaaaaatatatgaaaaacagCGCCCTTcgtcccgagaccatgtgaactataaaaggcaaatacaatcaatgattactAAAACGCAACCCAATTTTTCCGCGAATGTTATTggtaattggcttcaatttgatatatcgattatctaaatcccagtagtttaaaagttatgaatttttgaaataagtaatctttggaaaaaagggaaaatttgattttctagACATTCGGTTAACTGCGAAAAATCCtaactaaaaaaaacaaaatgaacacatctctgatttttggatatgttatgtaaaaatcatcagctgtcaaaaaaaaaatacaaaaaaataaggcCCCCttagtcccgagaccatgtaaactatgaaaaacaaatacaataaataattacgaagacgatttttttttgcaagtgtagtattaaaaaaataaaccagATAATTGGCTCtaatttgatttgtcgatcatctgaatcgatctagtagttcaaaaattatgttttgtgCGTTGTGCGTgcgaatttaaggaatttctagtgaaattttgtttatttgacctgatattttcgACAAATCACAAGTTTGGACGAATGTTCaaatattctaggagaggtagACAGATATTTGAttcagcgattatttcgcatatttACCTATAGTTGTTTGGGGGTCAAATTTCCGTTTTCAAAACCTGATGTACATTATCACCTTCTGCTTCTAAAGGGGTTCCTCgtgtggttttgacccaggaaaaatatgccaccccaaccaaaaccaagcctcattatgataAACGTAACGTTACGACTCTAGGTGAACAGGCCTAGCTCATCTCATACATGAACCTACTATTTTAATAGCGATTTGAGCAAATTTGGAcacacgcataaatctatcccttcTAGCGTGATATATGCGAGTGAtcactttgccccccacaggtgaccactttacctcctcactaaaaaatgttcgatttttcaactttttttcctaAGAATGCAAAATGTtctattttcataataaaacccGCTCTCTtgaactacaatattcttcgaagaacgggagttttagttgtatgtggacacaggaaatgggcatgttccttagggtgatcACTTTTCCCTCAGTTTCCCTACATACAGCATTCATACATCGTTTCACAATTAACAATTACCAGTATTTTTAAGTATAAGCTGCATCTATCATAATAGTGTTCTATCACTTAGCGTtttctaatagatgaatatgaaaaaccattgaaacgccaTCAAAAATCATTTGATTAATAccatcagtacacgttgatcaaattttatcttccaaaaattgtcaaatattTGGCCACGGTCAAACAAATCCGAAGATTGATATTTTGAAGGCAAAAGTATGCTGAATATTTACACGAAACataaaatctggcatctctgggcCCATGCATTACCAGCTGTGAATTCAGCGAAAAGCGAAATGATTTAGCATATATTAATTTATCGTTTGCTTAGTTCGGCGAACTCCGCTCACATTCTTTTGTGTGTTAATTTGAATAATGTCCTTACAATTCAtcgttctaaattttgaacacGAATGCAATTTCTTCGAAATATTCGCGCTCAAAATGAATCAATTTTTATTGCCAAAATCTTCTCAAAGATTCAAATTCATTACGTTGGCTACAAACCACCCTGCTACTGAATCAGTATACAGTTACAGTCTAAAAATAATCACtgtttagaaaaaatgaaataaaacgcAATTGCAGTTTTGTTGGCACAGAAAATGCAATTATCCATTTTTCTTCCGTTGCAGGATCTGCACCGGCCGAATATAAATGGGATGCAATGGATGACCAGTGTCGACAGGCGCTACATGGTCAGATCAATAAAGAGTTTGACGCGTCTATCATATATCTGAAATACGCCGCGTTCTTTGCCCAGGAGAAGATTAATCTGCCTGGGTTTGAGAAATTCTTTTTCCATGCCGCCGGTGAGGAACGCGAGCATGGCATCAAGCTGATCGAGTACGCCCTTATGCGTGGTCATGAACCCGTGGACAAGCTAAAGTTTAATCTCGAC
Protein-coding sequences here:
- the LOC129762320 gene encoding ferritin heavy chain B-like; protein product: MKFILLSVAFLATLGLISGNDINGKDVSEFTSLFSGVSHAKANLQTFTNQQLEKSFDFLLLSFTFDKYELDRPGLEKLYRKISDKAWEDTVGLVKYQSKRGLTVELNGVHNDSRVVGRLNEGKVGKASLLDSDELSSLKLALGYEKILATESHRIHQSISHAHGDGSAYDPDVAHYLDEEIIEYQSGIVRKLTGYIHNLHSIIEEANTKDMGIHLFDQYLEKAE
- the LOC129762321 gene encoding ferritin subunit-like — protein: MMKSIFFGVVAIAVAFLSFYQETAQAQEQTGSAPAEYKWDAMDDQCRQALHGQINKEFDASIIYLKYAAFFAQEKINLPGFEKFFFHAAGEEREHGIKLIEYALMRGHEPVDKLKFNLDYSYRVPSSTDGEAALRAALQQEEKVTQSIREVIKACETGTNDYHLVDYLTGEYLDEQHKGQRELAEKIETLRKMKKTAPKLGEFLFDKSHM